A stretch of the Sulfurimonas sp. HSL-1656 genome encodes the following:
- a CDS encoding asparagine synthase-related protein yields the protein MSGFFGIFNRNDNPVEPAVADAMLEAFSYWKPDERSVRLGGTVALGHAMLHNTPESFHEHLPLEQESLLLTMDARIDNRAELFEQLELPGRPTEEIGDSEFILAAYRKWGESCPQYLLGDFAFAIWDSAKNRLFCARDHMGVKPFYYAMDNDLFVFGNDMRGLLAHDGIPKALSDEAAAIYLEKGELWHPTLTFYNAVKKLPPATTLTVTTASATFHTYWDIETIRRDRSGTFDEYDIKLRALLEDAVKVRLRTQYPVASHLSGGLDSSTISVLAARMLARRGEKLKTYSWIAPPQAEDDASHYEWANSQQIASKENIDLEHIGLDGKALSEILSGLDISLNDTVDLWYEFVLRKSAHQQQIRTVLSGWGGDEFVTYHGRAIFADLVHQGKFLKALRGLWSECVTTHHQKRCFLRRCYREILLPFMPRNLLCYMPRVNCNVEEHLHCARDDFARYARKRKKPSTFMYQKSIPADQLAYYRQGHILARLESWSASAYENRLEYRFPLLDKRLIEFSLSLPEQYYYQKQQNRYLFRHAVQEILPEEIRLGNFKKEPKRVQQIIDTEMESFNYLLDIITRDEMCDCRNRYIHPERLRRSLIKLINSDFVFDYKTIETVNETVRTFLLGRAGFSVNLCYCFDKCQVERHRMTRNEKNDYDKKVWCKPQMKILDVKSTMGGNNPKNNESLTADHYLDVFGGASG from the coding sequence ATGAGCGGATTCTTCGGCATCTTCAATCGAAACGACAACCCGGTGGAGCCTGCCGTTGCCGATGCTATGCTCGAGGCCTTTTCTTATTGGAAGCCTGACGAACGCTCGGTCAGACTGGGCGGTACAGTAGCGCTGGGACACGCCATGCTGCACAATACCCCCGAATCATTTCATGAGCATCTGCCGCTGGAGCAGGAGAGCTTGTTGCTGACAATGGACGCACGGATCGACAACCGCGCAGAACTGTTTGAACAGCTGGAGCTCCCCGGCCGGCCTACAGAAGAGATCGGTGACAGCGAGTTCATTCTGGCCGCCTACCGGAAATGGGGAGAGTCTTGCCCGCAATACCTGCTGGGTGACTTCGCATTCGCTATTTGGGACAGTGCGAAAAATCGGCTTTTTTGCGCACGGGACCATATGGGCGTCAAGCCCTTCTACTATGCCATGGACAATGATCTCTTTGTCTTCGGAAATGACATGCGTGGGTTGCTGGCGCACGACGGTATTCCGAAAGCGTTAAGTGATGAGGCCGCTGCGATCTATCTGGAGAAGGGGGAGCTTTGGCACCCTACGTTGACATTTTACAATGCGGTCAAAAAGCTCCCGCCGGCTACGACGCTCACGGTCACGACTGCATCTGCAACCTTTCATACCTACTGGGATATCGAAACGATTCGTCGTGACAGATCCGGGACATTCGACGAGTACGACATAAAACTCCGAGCTCTTCTCGAAGACGCCGTTAAAGTGCGTCTAAGAACACAGTATCCCGTTGCGTCGCATCTGAGCGGCGGGCTGGACTCTTCAACGATCAGTGTCCTTGCCGCACGTATGCTTGCCCGGAGGGGAGAAAAGCTTAAAACCTATAGCTGGATTGCACCGCCGCAGGCAGAGGATGACGCCTCTCATTACGAATGGGCAAACAGCCAGCAGATCGCGAGTAAGGAAAATATCGATCTGGAGCATATCGGTCTCGACGGGAAAGCCTTATCGGAAATTCTTTCGGGACTTGATATCTCTTTGAATGATACTGTTGACCTGTGGTATGAATTCGTTCTACGAAAATCGGCACATCAACAGCAGATTCGAACGGTTCTATCGGGGTGGGGCGGTGATGAGTTCGTTACCTACCATGGCAGAGCCATTTTTGCCGACCTGGTCCATCAGGGCAAATTTTTAAAAGCGCTCAGAGGACTTTGGTCGGAATGTGTGACTACTCATCATCAAAAGCGCTGCTTCTTGCGCCGCTGCTACCGGGAAATACTTCTTCCTTTCATGCCCCGGAATCTCCTCTGTTACATGCCAAGAGTTAATTGCAATGTCGAAGAACACCTGCATTGTGCACGGGACGATTTTGCCCGTTACGCCAGGAAAAGAAAAAAACCATCTACGTTCATGTACCAAAAAAGTATTCCTGCCGATCAGCTTGCATATTATCGCCAAGGGCACATTCTTGCACGCCTTGAGTCGTGGTCTGCTTCGGCCTATGAGAATCGTCTGGAGTACAGGTTTCCTTTATTGGATAAACGACTGATCGAGTTTTCGCTTTCACTGCCCGAACAGTATTACTATCAAAAACAGCAAAACCGTTATCTCTTCCGCCACGCTGTTCAAGAAATTCTGCCAGAAGAAATACGACTCGGCAATTTCAAGAAAGAACCCAAAAGGGTACAGCAGATAATCGATACGGAAATGGAGTCTTTCAACTACCTGCTTGACATAATAACCAGGGATGAAATGTGCGATTGCAGGAACCGTTATATCCATCCTGAGAGGTTGCGCCGGTCACTGATAAAATTGATAAATAGTGATTTTGTGTTTGATTACAAAACCATAGAAACGGTAAATGAAACAGTTAGGACTTTTTTGCTTGGAAGAGCTGGCTTTTCCGTTAATTTATGCTACTGTTTTGACAAATGTCAGGTTGAGAGGCATAGAATGACTAGGAATGAAAAAAACGATTACGACAAAAAGGTGTGGTGCAAACCACAAATGAAAATACTGGATGTCAAGTCTACGATGGGCGGGAATAACCCCAAAAACAATGAAAGCTTGACGGCAGACCACTATCTGGATGTTTTTGGCGGTGCAAGCGGATAA
- a CDS encoding S8 family peptidase codes for MLKRFRPVRHLLMLLVATVVANNVVAANVRQKIVVFTPEFSNPVQQAALLRDLGVIPVKPLRIVNGFAVSLPDAAFNALLDIDNQNILRIDDDIVLNGAAKPVDPLPQPAQELTWGVDRIEADLAWPETNGTMINVAVLDTGADLDHPDLTDNIKGNFSALNPHKSAEDDNGHGTHVSGIMAAANNTIGVIGAAPQINLYVVKVLGSDNTGNLSDILDGMQWCIDNHMQVVNMSFGATSTVQSLTDAVAAMHAAGIVQVAAAGNNGASGGTMLYPARYPETIAVSSVDINGNLAASSSYGPEIDLAAPGVGIYSTYLNAGYTSMNGTSMATPHVTASAALVLSVYPTLTPDEVKTKLKSSAEDLGLPLEEQGAGLVRPDFAIQ; via the coding sequence ATGTTGAAGCGTTTTCGTCCAGTACGGCATCTACTTATGTTGCTTGTAGCCACTGTTGTTGCCAATAACGTAGTTGCAGCCAATGTGAGACAAAAAATCGTTGTCTTTACACCAGAGTTTTCAAACCCTGTTCAGCAGGCCGCACTGCTTAGAGACCTTGGGGTTATTCCGGTCAAACCACTTCGTATTGTCAATGGTTTTGCGGTATCGCTTCCGGATGCGGCATTCAATGCATTGCTTGACATTGACAATCAAAATATTCTCCGGATTGACGATGATATCGTACTGAATGGGGCCGCGAAACCCGTCGATCCCCTTCCCCAGCCTGCTCAAGAGCTGACATGGGGTGTTGATCGGATTGAAGCGGACCTTGCCTGGCCGGAAACCAACGGGACAATGATCAACGTTGCCGTACTTGATACGGGGGCGGATCTTGACCACCCTGACCTGACAGACAACATCAAAGGGAATTTCAGTGCGCTTAACCCGCATAAGAGCGCGGAAGACGATAACGGGCACGGCACCCATGTCAGCGGGATCATGGCAGCTGCCAACAATACCATCGGCGTCATCGGTGCGGCACCGCAGATCAACCTCTATGTGGTAAAGGTACTCGGCAGTGACAATACGGGGAACTTGTCGGATATTCTTGACGGGATGCAGTGGTGTATCGACAACCATATGCAGGTGGTGAACATGAGCTTCGGAGCGACGAGTACCGTCCAATCCCTGACAGATGCTGTTGCCGCAATGCACGCCGCGGGAATTGTACAGGTAGCAGCCGCCGGAAATAACGGTGCATCTGGCGGGACCATGCTTTACCCGGCCAGATATCCCGAAACCATTGCGGTCTCTTCTGTCGATATCAACGGGAACCTGGCGGCAAGCTCCAGCTACGGACCGGAAATCGACCTCGCAGCCCCAGGTGTCGGTATCTACTCCACCTATCTTAATGCCGGCTACACGTCCATGAACGGTACAAGCATGGCAACGCCTCACGTGACGGCGTCAGCAGCGCTTGTACTTTCCGTTTACCCGACGCTTACACCGGATGAAGTCAAAACAAAATTAAAAAGCAGCGCCGAAGATCTTGGGCTGCCTTTGGAAGAACAGGGTGCCGGGCTTGTACGGCCGGACTTTGCGATTCAATAA
- a CDS encoding PqqD family protein, which translates to MDYSKRIAVADTVFSQRVDDEIVLLDMESENYFGLDSVATDIWQLLQDGKTFQETVDALRNMYEVDQDVLKKDLETFVETLINKKLAKIA; encoded by the coding sequence GTGGATTATTCAAAGAGAATTGCTGTAGCTGATACGGTTTTTTCGCAAAGGGTAGACGATGAAATCGTTCTGCTCGATATGGAGAGCGAAAACTATTTCGGTCTCGACAGCGTCGCAACCGATATATGGCAGCTGCTGCAGGACGGAAAGACCTTCCAAGAGACAGTGGATGCGCTTCGTAATATGTATGAAGTCGATCAAGATGTATTGAAAAAAGATCTTGAAACATTTGTAGAAACCTTAATTAACAAAAAACTCGCCAAAATAGCATGA
- a CDS encoding TIGR04219 family outer membrane beta-barrel protein yields MKSILLCFLTVTALQAFETDIEIGAGVWNAKASGDLTYDESGGSVTAVGDLGYKNENNFYLHADFKPLNVSPFVPNLKLEYTSIAYEGRTKGSVTWGPFLYQADAPNKVTALEYDATFYYSFSDLISWMSFDAGINVKYVKTRYTIDDSSIHYDESDITTLPQLYLHARVPVMQLPASVDLTYYYYDEGSFTLYDFRLSGRYDFDTVTTYFRPSVELGYRIHRLWLQKPSYNTKIDLHLSGIYLDASLHF; encoded by the coding sequence GTGAAATCAATACTGCTGTGTTTTCTGACTGTGACCGCTCTTCAGGCTTTCGAAACGGACATCGAGATCGGGGCAGGGGTGTGGAACGCCAAAGCCTCAGGTGATCTGACCTATGATGAGAGCGGGGGAAGCGTCACCGCCGTGGGGGACCTGGGGTACAAGAATGAGAACAACTTCTATTTGCATGCAGATTTCAAACCCCTGAATGTATCCCCATTCGTACCGAACCTCAAGCTCGAGTACACGTCGATTGCCTACGAGGGGCGTACCAAAGGCTCAGTCACGTGGGGGCCGTTTCTCTATCAGGCCGATGCACCGAATAAAGTGACCGCATTGGAGTACGATGCGACCTTCTACTATTCGTTTTCCGACCTGATTTCGTGGATGTCATTCGACGCCGGCATCAATGTGAAATACGTTAAAACGCGCTATACCATCGATGACAGCTCTATCCATTATGATGAAAGCGACATTACAACGCTGCCGCAGCTCTACCTTCATGCCCGCGTTCCTGTTATGCAGCTGCCCGCTTCGGTCGATCTCACTTACTACTATTATGATGAAGGCAGCTTCACCCTCTATGACTTCCGGTTGTCAGGACGGTATGATTTCGATACGGTGACGACCTATTTCAGACCTTCGGTGGAACTCGGGTACCGTATTCACCGGCTCTGGCTGCAAAAACCGAGTTACAACACGAAGATCGATCTTCATTTGAGCGGCATTTACCTCGACGCCTCGCTGCATTTTTAG
- a CDS encoding NAD(+)/NADH kinase, with amino-acid sequence MNETAQIPLKKVGIILRPSTPELKEVFYRVKQIFEGHGIEVLIDNLSGGMIGVLGQQFDILCRESDLLATIGGDGTLISAVRRSHSFGKPVMGIHAGKLGFLADVALDELDEILAQIKAGEYRIDERAMLQAVITTAAGEKRVVAFNDIVITRPSISKMIHVETFVDGKNFNTYFGDGVIISTPTGSTAYNLSAGGPVLFPLTKVFALTPICPHSLTQRPVVLPGQYDIEVRTPDQSALAVVDGQDMYEFGEGDSIRISLADMPAKLLHRKAFNYFDVLKEKLNWGEG; translated from the coding sequence ATGAATGAAACAGCGCAGATTCCTCTGAAAAAAGTCGGCATTATCCTACGGCCTTCGACGCCGGAACTCAAAGAGGTGTTTTACCGGGTCAAGCAGATCTTCGAAGGCCATGGCATCGAAGTCCTCATTGACAACCTCAGCGGCGGCATGATCGGCGTGCTCGGGCAGCAGTTCGACATCCTCTGCCGGGAGAGCGATCTGCTGGCGACCATCGGCGGGGACGGAACCCTCATCTCCGCGGTACGGCGTTCGCACAGTTTCGGCAAACCGGTGATGGGGATCCATGCCGGGAAACTGGGATTCCTGGCAGACGTGGCACTCGATGAACTCGATGAGATCCTCGCCCAGATCAAAGCAGGGGAGTACCGCATCGACGAACGGGCAATGCTGCAGGCGGTCATTACGACCGCGGCGGGAGAGAAGCGTGTCGTCGCTTTCAACGACATCGTGATCACGCGCCCCTCCATCTCCAAGATGATCCATGTCGAGACTTTCGTCGACGGCAAGAACTTCAACACCTATTTCGGCGACGGCGTCATCATCTCGACCCCGACGGGTTCGACGGCCTATAACCTCTCTGCCGGAGGCCCGGTGCTCTTCCCGCTGACCAAAGTCTTCGCATTGACCCCGATCTGCCCGCATTCGCTGACACAGCGGCCGGTCGTTCTGCCGGGGCAGTATGACATCGAAGTCAGGACACCCGACCAGAGTGCACTAGCCGTCGTGGATGGACAGGATATGTACGAGTTCGGTGAGGGGGACAGCATCCGCATCTCCCTCGCCGATATGCCGGCAAAACTGCTGCACCGAAAAGCTTTCAACTACTTTGACGTGCTCAAAGAAAAACTGAACTGGGGTGAAGGATGA
- a CDS encoding AAA family ATPase produces MIEHFHMRDCLTFEEVSIDLKPGLIVFSGPSGSGKSVFMRSILASFGLDDPIASLSESVVSWQIDESASGLLNESPNVLREVKKEKARYFFNNQAISRAAAAELSRTHLRHLSLKDYSDFDSDALLQLIDMTVSLTDDKHPHRLELYHQGYLRLKHLEQELDRLKSDERKLRDQEEFARFEVNKINEIGPEADEYETLLEVKKSLSKKEKIEEKIVHAQQIFEYEHVVNEVLVSLDVDSAFFDDAMNELRTRFDSAQERFNDLEGTDIEHVLDRLEQLSDLKRRYGSIEEALAYRDSKQKELEVYESLEEHVKAMQQELNTLYTSLTQSAAQISLARSGALYGLNDSINSYLHQLYLDGAELTLAHGDFGPAGQDRASLQLKGASLQQISAGEFNRLRLALLAVKSEGMQGQQGVLMLDEIDANLSGEESMSVARVLRTLSQHFQILVISHQPQLTAMGEQHFLVTKDDHSSVRELATQEERMEEIARIVSGDTVSEKARHLARELLDAAHGNSTGKAV; encoded by the coding sequence ATGATCGAACATTTCCATATGCGTGACTGCTTGACGTTTGAAGAGGTCTCTATCGACCTGAAACCGGGGTTGATCGTCTTTTCCGGTCCCAGCGGCAGCGGTAAATCCGTTTTCATGCGCTCGATTCTCGCCTCATTCGGCCTGGACGACCCTATTGCATCGCTCAGTGAATCGGTCGTTTCATGGCAGATCGACGAAAGTGCCAGCGGGCTGCTCAATGAAAGCCCCAATGTCCTGCGTGAGGTCAAAAAAGAGAAGGCACGCTATTTTTTCAACAATCAGGCCATCTCCCGTGCCGCGGCGGCAGAGCTCAGCAGGACCCATCTGCGGCATCTGAGCCTCAAAGATTACAGTGATTTCGATTCGGATGCGCTCCTGCAGCTGATCGACATGACGGTAAGTCTCACCGATGACAAGCACCCCCACCGTCTCGAGCTCTATCACCAGGGCTACCTGAGGCTGAAACACCTTGAACAGGAGCTTGATCGCCTCAAGTCCGATGAACGCAAACTGCGTGATCAGGAGGAGTTCGCCCGCTTCGAGGTGAACAAGATCAATGAGATCGGTCCGGAAGCCGATGAATATGAGACCCTGCTCGAGGTTAAAAAGTCCCTCTCCAAAAAAGAGAAGATCGAAGAGAAGATCGTGCATGCCCAGCAGATCTTCGAGTATGAGCACGTCGTCAATGAGGTATTGGTTTCATTGGATGTCGACAGCGCATTTTTCGATGATGCGATGAATGAATTGCGTACCCGCTTCGATTCGGCCCAGGAGCGCTTTAACGACCTGGAGGGGACGGACATCGAGCATGTGCTCGACCGGCTTGAACAGCTGTCGGATCTCAAACGCCGCTACGGCAGTATCGAAGAGGCATTGGCCTACCGCGACAGCAAGCAAAAAGAGCTCGAGGTCTACGAATCTCTCGAAGAACACGTCAAGGCGATGCAGCAGGAACTCAATACCCTTTACACCTCCCTGACGCAGAGCGCGGCACAGATCTCGCTGGCACGTAGCGGGGCACTGTACGGACTGAATGATTCCATCAACAGCTACCTGCACCAACTCTACCTCGACGGCGCCGAACTGACGCTGGCCCACGGCGATTTCGGCCCCGCAGGGCAGGACCGCGCCTCTTTGCAGCTCAAAGGCGCGTCGCTGCAGCAGATCAGCGCCGGCGAATTCAACCGCCTGCGGCTGGCACTTCTGGCCGTCAAGTCCGAAGGGATGCAGGGGCAGCAGGGGGTGTTGATGCTTGACGAGATCGACGCCAACCTCAGCGGCGAGGAGTCCATGAGCGTGGCCCGCGTACTGCGGACGCTCAGTCAGCATTTCCAGATCCTCGTCATCTCCCACCAGCCGCAGCTCACCGCCATGGGCGAGCAGCATTTCCTTGTCACGAAGGACGACCACAGCAGCGTACGGGAACTGGCGACGCAGGAGGAGCGCATGGAGGAGATTGCGCGGATCGTCAGCGGCGACACCGTTTCGGAAAAAGCGCGTCATCTCGCCCGCGAGCTCCTCGATGCGGCCCATGGAAACAGCACCGGGAAGGCTGTATGA
- a CDS encoding TatD family hydrolase: MIIDTHIHLDDERYEEDLEAVLERAAEQGVEALIIPGADAVTLPRAIAIAEAHENVYFAVGIHPYDLEGFDTAAFDEFLTHPKCVAVGECGLDYFRLEGSEAEQEAEKQKQAEVFRAQIRIALAYGKPLIVHIRNASHDARVILEEEGAAKVGGVLHCYNADEELLVLAGQNFYYGIGGVLTFKNARKLVQVLPSIPKERLLIETDGPYLTPHPHRGERNEPAYTKLVAQKMGELLEMPAEAVETLTTKNASRLFGIS, encoded by the coding sequence ATGATTATCGACACGCACATTCATCTTGACGACGAACGCTACGAAGAGGATCTCGAAGCGGTATTGGAACGTGCCGCAGAGCAGGGGGTTGAAGCGCTGATCATTCCGGGCGCCGACGCCGTGACCCTGCCGCGCGCCATTGCCATTGCCGAAGCGCATGAAAACGTCTACTTCGCCGTCGGGATCCACCCGTACGATCTTGAAGGGTTCGATACGGCAGCTTTCGACGAGTTCCTCACGCACCCGAAATGCGTTGCCGTGGGAGAGTGCGGACTGGATTACTTCCGCCTTGAAGGCAGCGAAGCGGAGCAGGAAGCCGAAAAGCAGAAACAGGCAGAGGTGTTCCGCGCCCAGATCCGGATCGCTCTGGCCTACGGCAAACCGCTCATTGTGCATATTCGTAACGCCAGCCATGATGCCCGTGTGATCCTCGAGGAGGAGGGCGCGGCAAAAGTCGGGGGTGTCCTGCACTGCTACAATGCCGACGAGGAGCTGCTCGTCCTTGCCGGTCAGAACTTCTATTACGGCATCGGCGGCGTGCTGACCTTTAAAAATGCACGTAAGCTGGTGCAGGTCCTGCCGAGTATCCCCAAAGAGCGGCTGCTCATCGAAACGGACGGCCCCTACCTGACGCCGCATCCGCACCGCGGCGAACGTAATGAGCCGGCCTATACGAAGCTGGTGGCACAGAAGATGGGTGAACTGCTCGAAATGCCGGCAGAGGCCGTTGAAACACTGACCACAAAGAATGCATCACGCCTTTTCGGGATTTCCTAA
- a CDS encoding LysM peptidoglycan-binding domain-containing protein produces the protein MIGRIFAAIFLLPALLFGALTFESNSNREAQIVRAFDLPLSFLNDAKLQKIISKKRKEYQRHGFFKSLDQAYLFIPMIKDSLAHSDVPDEFLFLAMAESGFSIDAYSRKKASGLWQFMPETGRIFGLQINDYVDERKDLLKSTNAALTYLETLHARFNKWYLAAIAYNCGEGRLFRAIKKAGTDDINVLLDEKKRYLPRESRNYIRKIVALTLLAADEDFMINQEYAYLLNRANAYSIAQVEVARGERISRVAKLINMPPYKLASLNRHLNYDFVPPHDKKYSIYIPYVKLNEFRQNYKPAPLETFYMLHSVESGENLSRIGKKYRVPYKMIKEFNRLHSNVLRIGQKLVIPVSRPLDLKNGKYIVKRGDSLEAIARNFETTVSSLKKLNNLQGNLIRVGDRLSIYD, from the coding sequence GTGATCGGACGTATATTTGCAGCTATTTTTTTGCTTCCGGCACTGCTTTTCGGGGCACTGACGTTTGAGTCGAACTCGAACCGGGAAGCCCAGATCGTACGAGCCTTCGACCTTCCGCTCTCTTTTCTCAACGACGCGAAACTGCAAAAGATCATCAGCAAAAAACGCAAAGAGTACCAGCGCCACGGCTTCTTTAAAAGCCTCGACCAGGCCTACCTTTTCATTCCCATGATCAAGGACTCCCTGGCCCACTCGGACGTTCCTGACGAGTTCCTCTTCCTTGCGATGGCCGAGTCCGGCTTCTCCATCGATGCCTACTCCCGCAAAAAGGCCTCCGGGCTCTGGCAGTTTATGCCGGAAACCGGGCGCATCTTCGGTCTGCAGATCAACGACTACGTCGACGAACGCAAAGACCTCCTCAAATCGACCAATGCCGCGCTCACCTACCTTGAAACCCTCCACGCGCGCTTCAACAAGTGGTACCTGGCCGCCATTGCCTACAACTGCGGGGAAGGGCGTCTTTTCAGGGCCATCAAAAAGGCGGGCACCGATGACATCAACGTTCTGCTCGACGAGAAGAAGCGCTACCTTCCCAGAGAGAGCCGCAACTACATCCGCAAGATCGTGGCGCTGACGCTGCTGGCGGCCGACGAGGACTTTATGATCAACCAGGAGTACGCCTACCTGCTCAACCGTGCAAACGCCTACTCCATCGCCCAGGTCGAAGTGGCCCGCGGCGAACGCATCAGCCGCGTCGCCAAGCTGATCAATATGCCCCCCTACAAGCTGGCATCGCTCAACCGCCATCTCAACTATGATTTCGTCCCGCCCCATGACAAAAAGTACTCGATCTACATCCCCTACGTCAAACTGAACGAGTTCCGTCAGAACTACAAGCCCGCACCCCTGGAGACCTTCTATATGCTGCACAGCGTCGAGTCGGGCGAGAACCTTTCGCGCATCGGCAAGAAATACCGGGTCCCCTACAAAATGATCAAAGAGTTTAACCGCCTGCACTCCAATGTACTGCGTATCGGACAGAAGCTCGTTATCCCGGTCTCCAGACCGCTGGACCTCAAAAACGGCAAATACATCGTCAAGCGGGGCGACTCCCTTGAGGCGATCGCGCGCAATTTCGAAACGACCGTCTCCAGCCTGAAAAAGCTCAATAACCTCCAGGGGAACCTGATCCGTGTCGGTGACCGGCTGAGTATCTATGATTAA
- a CDS encoding septal ring lytic transglycosylase RlpA family protein codes for MIKLLPFLALLLLMAGCSTRGMSSRTAYEAPSPAVATRTTPAASTYKHPTMRPYTVNGRRYFPTVVQKGDTFDGRASWYGPDFHGKLTSNGERYDMYSATAAHKTLPMNTIVRVTNKRNGHQTVVRINDRGPFVASRIIDLSKKAATDLDMVGAGTTDVHLEVLGFAGKGERVIPTEAALRAGPAEQIVTAFYIQIGAFRRFEGASITQQKYNGFEGYKTIIKDTEYNNERLFRVWLGKFKSEAEAHDFIASSPFEHAFIVRK; via the coding sequence ATGATTAAGCTGCTTCCTTTTCTGGCACTGCTCCTCCTGATGGCCGGGTGCAGTACCCGGGGCATGTCATCCCGTACTGCGTATGAGGCGCCGTCTCCGGCCGTCGCCACCCGTACAACCCCCGCGGCATCGACCTACAAACACCCGACGATGCGCCCCTATACGGTCAACGGGCGCCGCTACTTTCCCACCGTCGTGCAGAAGGGCGACACCTTCGACGGCAGGGCCAGCTGGTACGGTCCCGACTTTCACGGCAAACTGACCTCCAACGGCGAGCGCTACGACATGTATTCGGCCACCGCCGCGCACAAGACCCTGCCGATGAACACCATCGTCCGTGTCACCAACAAGCGCAACGGGCACCAGACCGTCGTACGGATCAACGACAGGGGGCCCTTCGTCGCCTCGCGGATCATCGACCTCTCCAAAAAGGCGGCGACGGACCTGGATATGGTCGGGGCCGGGACAACGGACGTACATCTCGAGGTGCTCGGTTTCGCCGGCAAGGGCGAACGCGTCATCCCGACGGAGGCGGCGCTGCGTGCGGGGCCGGCCGAGCAGATCGTCACTGCCTTCTATATCCAGATCGGTGCCTTCCGGCGCTTCGAGGGGGCATCCATCACCCAGCAGAAATACAACGGGTTTGAAGGGTATAAAACGATCATCAAGGATACTGAGTATAATAACGAAAGACTTTTCCGTGTCTGGCTCGGAAAGTTCAAAAGCGAGGCCGAAGCGCACGATTTTATTGCATCGTCACCCTTTGAGCACGCCTTTATCGTAAGGAAATAA
- the hisB gene encoding imidazoleglycerol-phosphate dehydratase HisB, whose translation MIVKERNTKETQIRVELELYGEGKSSINTGVGFFDHMLEAFSKHALIDLNVSCKGDTHIDDHHSVEDVGIVIAMALAEAIYPIEKVERFGNAVVVMDEASVSCDMDLSNRPYLYYDVPVSGKVGNFDTELAEEFFRAIVFNSRICAHIVMQRGKNRHHIIEAAFKAFAVALRRAVTRNERVTVPSTKGVL comes from the coding sequence ATGATCGTCAAAGAGCGCAATACCAAAGAGACGCAGATCCGTGTAGAGCTTGAACTCTACGGAGAGGGCAAAAGCAGCATCAATACCGGTGTGGGCTTTTTCGACCACATGCTCGAAGCCTTCTCCAAACACGCGCTGATCGATCTGAACGTCTCCTGCAAAGGCGACACGCACATTGACGACCACCACAGTGTCGAGGATGTCGGCATCGTCATCGCCATGGCGCTGGCCGAAGCGATCTACCCGATCGAAAAGGTGGAGCGCTTCGGCAATGCCGTCGTCGTCATGGATGAAGCGAGTGTCAGCTGCGACATGGACCTGAGCAACCGTCCCTACCTCTATTACGACGTACCCGTCAGCGGCAAGGTCGGAAATTTCGATACGGAACTGGCCGAGGAGTTCTTCCGGGCCATCGTTTTCAACTCCCGTATCTGCGCGCATATCGTCATGCAGCGCGGTAAAAACCGCCACCACATCATTGAAGCGGCCTTCAAGGCATTCGCCGTGGCGCTGCGCCGCGCGGTAACCCGCAACGAACGCGTCACCGTTCCGAGCACAAAGGGCGTTTTGTGA
- a CDS encoding HAD-IIIA family hydrolase, producing the protein MIKLLVLDVDGCLTNGQIIYGESGEEIKAFNVKDGLAIKSWMRLGHEVAIITGRRSGIVKRRADELGILHLYQGVKDKRKRLEMLCSDLDIDVTTEVAAIGDDLNDLKMLELAAVSFAPADASSYITGRVDHVLARRGGEAAVREMIEALMRRNGEEEAFLAQWQ; encoded by the coding sequence GTGATCAAACTGCTCGTGCTGGACGTCGACGGCTGCCTGACCAACGGGCAGATCATCTACGGCGAAAGCGGGGAGGAGATCAAAGCCTTCAACGTCAAAGACGGTCTGGCGATCAAAAGCTGGATGCGCCTCGGGCACGAGGTCGCCATCATTACAGGGCGCCGTTCGGGTATCGTCAAACGCCGCGCGGATGAACTGGGGATTTTGCACCTCTACCAGGGCGTCAAAGATAAGCGCAAACGTCTGGAGATGCTCTGCAGCGACCTTGATATCGACGTAACGACGGAGGTTGCAGCCATCGGCGACGACCTGAACGACCTGAAAATGCTGGAGCTGGCCGCCGTCTCCTTTGCACCGGCGGATGCGTCATCCTACATTACCGGGCGCGTGGACCATGTCCTGGCACGCCGTGGCGGCGAAGCGGCCGTGCGGGAGATGATCGAAGCGTTGATGCGCCGCAACGGCGAGGAAGAGGCTTTCCTCGCGCAGTGGCAATGA